The following DNA comes from Rhineura floridana isolate rRhiFlo1 chromosome 18, rRhiFlo1.hap2, whole genome shotgun sequence.
gggagttgtagttcagcaaaacccTGAGGGGGGGTGGCTCTAAATAGTTGTCCACTTCTCATGTGGAATCTGTACCAGAGGCAGATGCCCCAGGAGTTTACGCTGAAGCTAGCCTAGTGCCTCTCCAGAATCCAGAATAATATTACAGAATATGAACATTCTGTTGGTTTCTGCTGTCCCCAGAGCAGCGAACCCGATCCCCTTGAGCTCCAAAGACAGCGGGAAGCCCACCGAAAAGCCTTGGCCAGGAAGCGGGCCAAAGAGCAGCTCCAGACGAGAACGCCAGAACCTCTGGAGGGCCGGCGGCATGTCAACGTGCAAACAGGTAGGGCCCCAAGGACAACTTTGACCTAATCGGATGCTGAGGACAAGAGAGAGATGATGGGCGGATCATTCTCCGTTCCtcatctttccagtcttcaggtcAGCTCCCAGCATTTCCACACCAGGTTGCAAGCCCCCATGAAAATCCACCAGGGTTTTAGTTGTAAACAATGACGATTCCAAAATGATGCAAAGCTTCAGGGGAACAACCAAAATATTTCCCAAAGTGGAAGCCCCTAAATTATTTACCTTCAAAGTCCAAAGTCCCTTTGCGTTCATATTATGATTATTGCAGCAACAAGAATACCAAAGCAAGCTGGTTCGTACTCATGAGCAAACCTGTATTTTACTCATGGGCAGCCCCCCTTTCAAAGTGAGCGATGCTCCCTTTTTTAATCCTGCACTGCTTTCATTGCTATGGTGCCTGCTTCAACATGTCTTTTGGGAAGGAGAGTTATGAGCCCTTGGCTCAGGCAGCAAAAATGGCTGTTCCCCCAAATGCCGTTTCAGAACTGTACCTGGAAGAGCTTGCCAATCGCATCATCGAGGTGGACATGGAGTGCCAaacagatgcattcctggacaggCCGGCGACTCCCCTGTTCATCCCGGCGAAGTCTGGCAGAGACGTGGCCACACAAATTTGGGAAGGAGAGGTATTTTTGGGTCTGGCAAGAGTCAGCCGGTCAGAGCACCTGGCTGCgagcacttttatttatttattagatttatatcctgcccttcctcccagtaggagcctagggtagcaaacaaaagcactaaaaacactttaaaaaaaaacaacagacttcaaaatatattataacaaaacatctttaaaaacatttttgaaaaaagctttaaaaacatcttttaaaaaacaaagaagaaaaggtttaaaaatccaatcaggcagggcagggtcaaAGGCAAGGGATCACGAGCAGGGCTGGCAGCGATCTAACATGGAGGTCTGACATTGCTTCCAGCAAGAGCCCAAGCCACTCACGGCCTTTTAAGCTCATGGGCTGACTGCCTCCATTGTTCCAACACCCATTGGTGTCTCCTTTCTGCTGGGGTCAGAGTAGCTTTCTGGTCACTCTCTGAATCTGACAGGAGGGCTCTACCAGGGTCCTACTCCGTGTCTGAGAGCGAAGGGTCTTCAGCTGCCTCTTTGCTCatcccttctcctgggtctgaagTCTCCCATTCCCCCTCATCCTCTGTTGTGTCCTCTGAGGGAGGCATGAcaccaggaaactctgggaattgtagctctgagaggggaataggggtctcctaaaaactcccaggattcttcccagactacagttcccaggatgctttgaaggaagccaggactgtttaaagcagtacgATAGACAgcctcaaaaaagaaaaatgatttcTCGAAATTCTCTTAGAAATTTCAACCTGTCTTAATTTCTGCTTCTTgttctccccccatcccacacACCTCCCCCAAACCCCCAGCTTTTTGATTTTGATATTGAAGTGAGGCCAATGCTTGAAGTTTTGGTCGGCAAAACCATAGAGCAGGCGCTGCTGGAAGTGATGGAGGAAGAGGAGCTGGCTAACCTGAGGGCACATCAGTACGCCTACCACGAACTGCGCTGTGCGGAACTTGCTGAGGTCCAGCGccttgaagagcaggagaggcgACATAGAGAGGAAAAGGTACAAAGATTTGGCTGAAGCATTGGGGGGGTGTACTTCGTTTAGTTTAGAAAAGAAGGCaattgttacatttatttatttatgaatgtaTTTGTATACCTCTATTTCGTTGAAAATGTTAAAGGAgtttacaacaacataaaaaatacaataacaacattaaaagtacaataaaaacaaaggtcaactgttgcaaaaagagCACCttattaattgcctgcataagcctggtgttCACAGTGAGGTTTTCCGCAGGTGCTCGATTTCGTGTCAATGTTAAATCATTTCTAAAGGAACAACATTGGCTCCCTTTTCACCACTGAGTGcaattcagttgtccatgctctggtgacctcctgtctggactactgtaatgtgctgtatgcggggctgcccttgaagactgtctgGAGgtggcagctagtgcagaatgcagctgctaggctggtaaacGGGGCAGCCCAATGTGACCATGGTCCTGAcagtgctgcactggctgccagtggacTACTGGGCCCAGTGCAAGTCTTTGTATACTAGCACACAAGGCCCTGCACGACTTGGGACCTAAAATAATGTCTCCCCCAATATCGATAATCTCAAATGCTGCTTTAGGCAGATGATGCCTTGTTGTTGGTGGCACCGCGAGCggggcttgcaaaaacatgtatattaggggaaatgcatACTAACACATGTATGTTAGGCAAaggttgcattaaaatgctgatgagctttcatcagggcttttttttttaaaaaaaattgcaaacagatACAAAAATGTGACGAACTGAACTGAAGATGGGagacatgagaaactgagagccaGATTTTCTCACCCCTAGGCTACCCTTGCAGAATGGATGTAAATAATACAAGGAAATTTTTCACGggtcatttcttttctttctcctaCAGGAGCGTcgtaaaaagcagcagctgcaagtcctccagaaagaaaaagaaacttcGGAGAAGATTGCGGCTCGGGCTTTTGCTCAGCGATACCTCTCGGACCTCATTCCTTCTGTCTTTGGAAGCCTCCGGGACAGTGGATTCTTCTACGACCCAGTGGAAAGAGGTGTGTGGCTGTCACTGGGGCCTccaagcttgtgggcttcctatcatgggcacctggctggccactgtgagaacaggatgctggactagatgggccactgccctgatccagcagggctcttatgttcttatggtctgGTGCAGTGGAGCAGCTCATAAGGGAAGGCAGGTGAGATatttcagcaccatggatagctcctaGTAAGCAAGTGGCTCCAAGGTGTTGGCTCCAAGCCTAGACAAACAAGACTtctctaaaacatcttcaaagcaaaacaactgaaaaacagcttaaaaaacaattccaacacagacgcacactaatatacacatttgtgcaaagaATTTCTCCTAACtggatgcattttgtatgttgtcaCAAATGTACGCTCCTGAGAATGACAGCCTGCCTCCATATATCTTATGCACACTTCCGCCTAAAATAGGCATTTTTGcaaaccttgtttggttggagaactgcattgctaaaATTTGgcagtatttcagttctcatattgtttcggaaagtgcaaatttgatagatttaacattaaatgtgaactgaatcaaattcccccccccatccctagtcagggatgatgggagtcgtagtccaacttCATCTCatgggccacaaattccccaatCCTGGTCAAGAGagaatgctccagcctgtcatcTTGGTTGCATCACAAAGGAGAACCGTCTACAGAATGGTGGACTCTCCCTGCTTCAAATGCCGCCTGCACCTGAGAACGACAGCCTACCTCCATATATCCGCAAAATGTTGGAAGGTATTCAGCCATGAAtaatattttctaaaaaaaatctattCTTGTATTACACAGATATTGAGACAGGATTCTTCCCATGGATGATGGAGATGGTAGAAGATACCATGGAAAAGAAGGTTCTTGGCAGAACAATTGCTGATAGTAAgttactttttgtgtgtgtatattcaAGATAAGATGGttcctgggttgttgttgttgtttaaaaaaagacaagcaaggttatacattttctaaataaaagcaacccccccccagTTCATCTCTGGCACCTGAtactggagacccactgcctgttAGTGGAGACAATTCTGGGCTGGAGTTTGACTCACAAGAAGAAAGCCAGCTTCCACAGTTGCAAGCAGGGATGCTGTACaattccaacaaaaatggaaaaggtTGCTGGAATTGCTGCATGTTCATCCGgggtcaggaatggaaatgagtcaagccaggggttcccaaactatagtccgtgggccaccagtggtccatgagcttcattcagggggtccatggcatgtctgcaaaATACAAGTAAAAGTCACCTAGCGCAGCGCGTCACAATGGCTACAAAAtcgttaagtggtccaccaagaccctcagcagttttcaagtggtccaagtTTGGGGATCCCTGAATTAAGAGAATACGATTGgtaatcatttgttcattttagttttttttttaagtctgcaaacgatacatcaggaaaaacttcctaactgttagagccatacgacaatggaaccaattccctagagaggcagctggatagccatctgtcaggaatgctttgatttggattcctgcattgagcaaggggttggacttgatggccttataggccccttccaactctactattctatgattctatgatacatcATTAATGATTTTTCCCATGTCATTTTgacatttcctttgcactgaatcAAACGAAAGCTATATCAGTTCTGCAACTAGTTATGTAAATTAAGTGAGCTGGTTAAAGAGCAGGCAGTGAGATGAACAAGGCAGTGTTTGGTGGGAACCAAATGGAAACAGTGCCGCCCtgagctgctactgggaggaagggtgggatataaatttaataaataaacaataaagcaGTGCTGATTGTGATGAACGCAGGTCAGAAGGGAAATCGTGGCCTTCTTAAAACAGATGCATTGGTTTCCAGTTCATCTCTGGGCCCAAATCAAGGTCCTCACATTATTAATTTTAAGCCtgaaatgacttaggccccagatatctgaaaggccatctccttccctacagactctcttgagtgttgagatcagcagaactTGGTACCTCCCCCTGCAAAGCTCAGGATAGGGGTGGCCTGGAGGAGGGCATCCTGGGTGGCAAAgaagttgtggaatttcctcctcacagaggtgcGTCGGGCACCTTCGCTATACAATTTTTGTCCATATGTTGAAGACgcacctggcctttgacacctaagaGATGTGTTTTTGAGACCAACCCTCTTCCTGTGACTTTGATTTGTATGAAACTGTTTTGAAAGTTGAATTGTAGATAAACTTTAACATGATGTAATGAACTTTGCAGGCTTAATTCGAGACGTGGTGGAAATGAGGCTGGACTCTTTTGAGCATGGGGTGTTGCCCAGTCGACCAGAAGCTATCCAGCCACTCGACCAGCAGGATGAACAGGTACCCTCCATGGAGCTCCTGTTGAATGAGACCTCAGGTCCACAGGAAGCCTTGGATCAGCTGGAATCTACTGGTCAACTGGAAACTTTGGATCAGCCGGAAGCTCCTGGTCAACCGGAATCCTCGGAACAGTTGGAAGAATTGGCTGAACCAGGAACTCCAGTTCAGCCACAAAGTTCAGGCCAGCTGGAAGCTCCGGAACAGGACAAGGAACCAGAAGAACCGGAAGCCAAGGAACCTGAACCACAATGATGACTAAATGAATCAGGTAAAGTGGTTGAGTGGGATATAGGCTCAATCCAAAAGAGAACGCATTGATGTTGACTCAAAGAGAATGTGTGATGTTGAAGGGTAGCAAGCAGAGGTTGCTCATAAACTCCATAATTTGTTAAGGAGAAGACAAGATGGTTACAAAGTCACTTGACACCTGAATTACAAAATTGGGCAAAGTGGTATATTAGCTTGAGTTATTGGAATGATTataattttaatgtagatttaaTAAATGGAACATAATTCAGAACAATCCAAAATATACAGTTAAAATGTCGTCAACATATATAAAGACGGAAAGCATAAAAAACAAGATTATTGTGTTTGTTATGCAAGCTTTCCATCTCTATATACAGTATGTTTGCATTGacgatattttaattgtatattttggtTCTTTTAACTCAAGTTCAGTTGTGTTATTTATTGAATTGACATTAAAATTGTATTAATTATTCCAGCTAATATTCCACTTAGCCCAGTTTTGCAACTCAGCTTTTGTTAAGGCTGGGTTCTCAACATTTGAAGCTGTAGTTTGGTTGGCGCGTGATATCCATCGCACCTTGTACTTTGCTCTTCCACTTTTGCAGAGAAAGGACAGTAGTCATTGACATTCTGTTTCTGGGACTTTTGTCTTAGTCGCCCTCTGGGGATCCCTGGAAATCACCTTGTGAACCACAGCTTTATATACATAAACGCCAGTTAATTACTTTAAAACTTTAAGAATTAGTGCCCAAGGTTTGTGTTCAACCTAGCGCTAAGCAGATCGTTCTGTCGGCACAAGGATATGTGTTTGGTCAACAGAAGGATcgcctctctccttccctcatgtgccctctaaacctgttctgggagttcccccAAACCTCTGGCGCTGATTTGGGGACAGTGTGGGGTGCACACAGGGGAAGGAGACGGGGGAAATCCTCGTGCGCTTGCCCTTGCACTAGCACAACTTTTTAGTGGAATGCCCCCCAGGTttgctttccccctttccttttgtgttgtttctTTAAGATTGTAAACCTGACACTGCCTTATTACCGATCCCCATAGACCACTTTGGGAGCCTTTGGCCTGAgaagcagggtaaaaataatttataaatgaataaaataaatttggTGAAAGAACAGAAAAATCCACATCCCCTTGCGAGGTGGATGCTTACTGTGTTTTGTCCACAAGATGGCAGTAATGCTATTGGGAAGTTAAAAACAACCAGATTCtgctgatttcccccctccttttgacCTAGAAGTAGCACCACGCAGGGAGGTGCTATCACCACCCAGGTTGCGTGAGGCTTTCTGCTGTCACTGCTTAAGGAAGGGTCTGTAGCTGAGCAGTAGAGCAGCTTTGCAATCAGAAAATCCCCCATTCAATCCCTAGCTGGGAGAAACTCCCggcctgaaatcccggagagtggctgccagccagtgttgacaatattgagctagatggaccaatggtctgacttggaataaggcatTTTCCTGTATTCTCTGCAACAAAACCCCAGCTGAGTCCTGGAGCATTGTACGGCCCACAAAGCAAGGGGTGCCCAGCATTCTTGGCGTTTTATCCAGTGCTGATGTTCGGGGTATGGGAGGAATtcgattcggtttgcatttaaagctgaatctatcaaatttgcactttctgaaggtTTCCTACCGGGagaaggggcgggatataaatctaataacaaatcaataataaataaatactcttctgaTGGTCTTAGAATTCACCTCATTTTTGTGACTTTTGGCTGGTCCCAATAAAAGGACGCCCAACTGTGGATCTACATTTTAGGCATTTGCATTTTGCGTTGTTCAGTGTGGACTTGTGCTGGGGCTAACAATTAAATCTTTGCTCTGCTTCTCCAGGGAACCTATGCAAGAGGACTTCACATGGACCCCTATGTGAAAATCGCCAAAATATTGGATTTAATTAGTCATGGGCAAGTAATAAATGGAAAGCTATGATTTTTCAAAATATGTGCAAGGTCTATGCTCTTAAttagcaccccccaaaaaaaaccccgaTGTCAAGGAATGTTCTGCTACTTCTCAACAAATCTTCTTTCTGAAAGTTTTGCATGTTTATATTAATTGTTTGTAAGCTAAATGAAAATGTGCTTAATAAATCCCAGGCAGCATCTGAAAGAAATTTGTTATTATATAAGTCCCGTTGAAGTCAGCGAGATACAGGcttcatctgcactgtacatttcaagcagtaccataccactttaaactggcatggcttcccgcaaagaatcctgggaactgtagttggtaaAGGGTGCCAAGAAACATCAGTTTTCCTTACAGGGCTCCAATCGCCAGATAATCAATCTCTTTTCttggggaactctggaaattgtagctctgtgaagggactaGGGGGGGTCTCccaacagcacccttcacaaactacagttcccagggttctttgggggaagccatgactgttgaataTAGTATCATACTGTTTTAAATTTAATACAGTGCAGATGCGACCATAATTCAATTAAGGCTAAACTTAAGTGTGTTTGATTCCAACAGGGCTGACGCGGTGACAAAATTCTGCCAGATCTGTTGGGTGACTTTTACTTAACGATTGTTAAATATGTTCTATTATTTTCTAGAGAatctgtgtatgtgtatatatatacacacacagagagagagactttgtAGCAAGCTAAGGATAATTTAGTTTTTACTCTGTTGCCTTATAAGGTCTGATTTATTCATCACTTCTGCCAAAAaggaggttgtttttttttttaaaaaaaagctctttTCCTGGTATGAAATGAATCACTGTGGAGATCGATAAAATGTGTGTTCTCTTCCCACCCTTCACCCATCCCTGGATCCAGttaattatttcattttaaagatTTCTCTTTGTAAAAGTAAGGTTttattcaaaaaaaaaattggaatttGGAAGCAGCCATGTTCTTCAGTAGTTTAAATATAATTCCATGTGTTCTGTTTGTGTTTTACTTACGACTGTTTTTATCATATTCAAAGAAACTTTTAGAATAATTTGGTTTTTGTTAAGCAGGGGCATTATAAGTCTGATTTCTTCATGACTTGACCCAGACAGAGAAATGGTGTAAAATGAATCACTGAGGAGAGAAACAGGGCAGTCCTTGTAGGTGTGGCACttctcccctcctgtgttttAAACATTTCAGTTTGTAGCCAACTAAATTCTGCTCagggtaaacccattgaaatgaatggatctaaggccccatctgtaGTTGACATTTAAAatagtatcacaccactttaaac
Coding sequences within:
- the LOC133372753 gene encoding radial spoke head protein 3 homolog — protein: MASASVVLTRDDAAGAPSATYSYCSRPRAVPARRRYRTTLEANEPEEESIRYANLMYERRVVRGNTYALHLLPWSSEPDPLELQRQREAHRKALARKRAKEQLQTRTPEPLEGRRHVNVQTELYLEELANRIIEVDMECQTDAFLDRPATPLFIPAKSGRDVATQIWEGELFDFDIEVRPMLEVLVGKTIEQALLEVMEEEELANLRAHQYAYHELRCAELAEVQRLEEQERRHREEKERRKKQQLQVLQKEKETSEKIAARAFAQRYLSDLIPSVFGSLRDSGFFYDPVERDIETGFFPWMMEMVEDTMEKKVLGRTIADSLIRDVVEMRLDSFEHGVLPSRPEAIQPLDQQDEQVPSMELLLNETSGPQEALDQLESTGQLETLDQPEAPGQPESSEQLEELAEPGTPVQPQSSGQLEAPEQDKEPEEPEAKEPEPQ